A region of Campylobacter armoricus DNA encodes the following proteins:
- the mraY gene encoding phospho-N-acetylmuramoyl-pentapeptide-transferase — protein sequence MLLKNKYKVKILLYLTEYTNYMFFSYISVRAGFAFFIALFLSLYLMPKFIKWAQNKKANQPIYEYAPQSHKAKSHTPTMGGLVFIFATIIASVFSADLNNSFVIVGLLCLVLFCTIGLVDDLGKILKKDNHAGLSPKMKLLGQFSAAFICVLLLYFFNINTEFYLPFYKYAIFDGSVFMLFLWVLVIISSSNAVNLTDGLDGLATVPSIFSLLSLGAFLYLCGNAIYSSYLFLPKVQGLGELVVLTSALIGALMGFLWYNCYPAQVFMGDSGSLSIGAFIGYLGIVSKNEILLLLIGFVFVLETISVILQVGSFKIFNKRVFKMAPIHHHFEKIGWVENKIIVRFWMIALLANIIALISIKLR from the coding sequence ATGCTTTTAAAAAACAAATACAAGGTTAAAATTTTGCTTTATCTTACAGAATATACAAATTATATGTTTTTTTCTTATATTAGCGTGCGTGCTGGTTTTGCATTTTTCATTGCTTTATTTTTGAGTTTATATTTAATGCCAAAATTTATTAAATGGGCTCAAAATAAAAAAGCAAACCAACCTATTTATGAATACGCTCCACAATCACATAAGGCTAAATCTCATACCCCTACTATGGGCGGACTTGTTTTTATCTTTGCCACCATCATAGCTAGTGTTTTCAGTGCTGATTTAAACAATAGCTTTGTTATTGTTGGATTATTATGCTTAGTGTTATTTTGTACTATAGGTTTAGTAGATGATTTGGGTAAAATTTTAAAAAAAGACAATCATGCGGGTCTTAGTCCAAAAATGAAACTTTTAGGGCAATTTAGCGCTGCTTTTATATGTGTTTTATTACTATATTTTTTTAATATAAATACTGAATTTTATCTACCATTTTATAAGTATGCTATTTTTGATGGCAGTGTATTTATGCTATTTTTATGGGTTTTAGTTATTATCTCAAGTTCTAATGCTGTAAATTTAACCGATGGACTTGATGGTCTTGCAACCGTGCCTTCTATATTTTCCCTCTTAAGCCTTGGAGCTTTTTTATATTTATGTGGAAATGCTATTTATAGCTCTTATTTATTTTTACCTAAAGTTCAAGGTCTAGGAGAACTTGTTGTATTAACATCAGCATTAATTGGCGCTTTAATGGGCTTTTTATGGTATAACTGCTATCCTGCACAAGTTTTTATGGGAGATAGTGGAAGTTTAAGCATAGGTGCATTTATAGGCTATCTTGGCATAGTAAGTAAAAATGAAATTTTACTTTTACTCATAGGCTTTGTATTTGTTTTAGAAACCATTTCAGTGATCTTGCAAGTAGGAAGTTTTAAAATTTTTAACAAAAGAGTTTTTAAAATGGCGCCGATTCACCATCATTTTGAAAAAATAGGTTGGGTAGAAAATAAAATCATTGTGCGTTTTTGGATGATAGCCTTACTTGCTAATATCATAGCATTAATTAGTATAAAGTTAAGATAA